The Henckelia pumila isolate YLH828 chromosome 2, ASM3356847v2, whole genome shotgun sequence genome includes a window with the following:
- the LOC140878902 gene encoding secreted RxLR effector protein 161-like, with product MEHIPYASGVGSIMYAMVCTRPDLAYAISVISRFMSSQGIEHWKALKWILKYIKRVSDLGLVFKEKNESTNPIVGYVDSDFAGNLDTRKSLTGFVFTAYGTAVTWKSSLQYVVAFSTTEVKFIAVTEAMKEAIWLRGFAAQHGIIQGQVEIHCDNQSAIHLAKHQVFHERSKHIDVNLYFVRDVTAQGTIVLKKIATEDNPADLLTKSLPLSKIKHCLNLVSVSEWSG from the coding sequence atgGAGCAtattccatatgctagtggTGTGGGGAGCATAATGTATGCCATGGTATGTACTAGGCCAGATTTAGCCTATGCTATAAGTGTGATATCCAGGTTTATGTCCAGTCAAGGAATTGAGCATTGGAAGGCTCTGAAATGGatactaaaatatataaaaagggTATCAGATCTTGGCCTAGTGTTTAAAGAAAAGAATGAATCAACAAATCCAATTGTGGGCTATGTTGATTCTGACTTTGCTGGAAACTTGGATACCAGAAAGTCATTAACAGGTTTTGTGTTCACAGCTTATGGCACAGCAGTGACATGGAAGTCTTCATTGCAATATGTGGTTGCATTTTCAACAACCGAAGTAAAATTTATAGCTGTGACAGAAGCGATGAAGGAAGCAATTTGGTTGAGAGGATTTGCTGCTCAACATGGAATCATACAAGGTCAGGTTGAGATTCATTGTGATAACCAAAGTGCCATTCATTTGGCTAAACATCAAGTGTTTCATGAACGTTCGAAACATATTGATGTGAATTTATACTTTGTGAGAGATGTTACAGCTCAAGGAACTATAGTGTTGAAAAAGATTGCAACTGAGGATAATCCAGCAGACTTGTTGACAAAGTCACTTCCACTGTCAAAGATTAAGCATTGTCTTAACTTGGTAAGTGTTTCTGAATGGAGTGGATGA